The genomic segment GACGGCGAAGGCGTAGTAGAGGGTGCCGTAGCCGACCGTCTGGGTGATCGCGAGGGCGGCGACGATCGCCTTGGCCCGGCCGGAGTCGAGTCCGCGGTGACCGCCGATCGTCGGATCGGCGGCCACAACGTCGGATGGGGTCATCCGGGGATCAGCTGCAGCAGCCGCCGGTCTGCTCCTGCTTGCCGGCTGGCACGGTGATCACGGTGAGCGGGGCGCGCAGCCCGCCGGGGATACCGGTCGCCAGGCCACGTCCGGCCGTTCCCTGCACGGCCGCGGCGGCGGGGGCGCCGCAGCAGCCACCGCCGGCGTCGATGGTGTCGCTGTCGAGGTCCTGGCTGCTGTTGCAGACGCCGGTCTCGGGCAGGTCCAGTTGCACGTCGCGGGCGGCCGTCCAGTCGCCGTCGATGGCCGCGACCACGGAGCGGGCCTGCTCGTAGCCGGTGGCGAGCAGGAACGTAGGGGCGCGGCCGTAGGACTTGACGCCGATGGCGTAGTAGCCGGGCTCGGGATGGGTGAGTTCGTCGGCGCCGTGCGGCGGGACGGTGCCGCAGGAGTGCTCGTTCGGGTCGATCAGCGGCGCCAGGGCGCGGGTGGAGCCCAGGATCGGGTCGAGGTCGAGGCGCAGTTCGCTGACGATGGTGTGGTCGGGCCGGAAGCCGGTGGCTGAGACGACCCGGTCTGCGGTCACGGTTCGGGTGCCGTCGGACACCTCGACTCCGTGCGGACCGGCGGTGACGGCTTGGACGCTGAAGCCGGTGAGCAGGGTGATGGCGCCGGACTCGACGTGTTCACGCAGCCGGGTGCCCAGGGCGCCGCGGGCCGGGAGCGCGTCGGCGGTCTCCCCGCCGTAGGTGCGCGCCGGGGTGGCGGCGCGGATCGCCCAGGTCACGGTCGTACCGGGTGCCTGCTCGCCGAGCTGGGCCAGGTTGAGCAGGGTGTTCGCGGCGGAATGGCCGGCGCCGACGACGAGGGTGCGGCGCCCGGCGAAGCGGTCCCGGTCGCGGCCGAGCACATCGGGCAGGGCGCTCTCGACATACGCGGCGGCTGCGGTCTCGCCGTGGGCGGGGATGCCGGAGGCGCCGAGCACATTGGGTTTTCCCCAGGTGCCGGAGGCGTCGATGACCGTACGGGCCAGGACGTCTTCGCCGTCCGCGAGCCGGATCAGGTACGGGGTGCCGGCGCGGCCGGTGGTACGGACGCGGTCCAGGCCGAGCCGGGTCACCGCGGTGACGCGGGCGCCGTAGCGCACGTACGGTTTGAGGGCGGCCAGGTCGGCCAGGGGCTGCAGGTAGTCGACGGCGAGCTGGGCGCCGGTGGGCAGCTTGTCGTCGTCGGGACGCACCCAGCCGGCGTCGGTGAGCAGCCGGGCGGCGGCGGCGTCGATGGTGTAGCGCCACGGCGAGAACAGCCGCACATGGCCCCACTGCCGCACGGCCGCGGCGGGGTTGTCGCCGGCTTCCAGGACGAGGAAGGCGATGCCACGGCCGGCGAGGTGGGCGGCGGCGGCGAGGCCGACGGGTCCGGCGCCGATGACGGCGACGGGCAACTGGTCGAGCGGGGTGCTGCGGTCAGCAATGGTGCCCATGGGTGCCCTCCTGCAACACGAGGTGGATTCGAGACTTGTCGAACTTGACGATTGTCGAATCCGACGGTTGCACGCGGATTCGATGTCTGTCAACCTCGAAGCATGTCGAAATCAGCGCCTGCCGCCGTGATCGATCCGGAGGCGGCGCCGTGCTGCCCGCCGATGGCCCAGCACCGGATCCCCGCCGAGGAGGCCGGCCCGCTGGCGCAGGCCTTCAAGGCGCTCGGCGACCCGATCCGCCTGCAGATGATGTCGATGATCGCCTCCGCCGACGGCGGCGAGATCTGCGTCTGCGACATCACGCCGGCCTTCGAGATCTCCGGACCGACCATCTCGCACCACCTCAAGGTGCTGAAGGAATCCGGCCTGGTCACCGCCGAACGCCGGGCGAGCTGGGTGTACTACCGGGCCCGGCCGGGCCTGATGCGCCGGCTCTCCGCCCTGCTCGACATCACCGAATAGGCTGCTGCAGCGATCGAGTGGCACCGGCTGTTGCCCCCACTCCCCGGCCGAACTGACAGTTTTGCGCACGACGGCACGCACCCGCGCCGATGATCCCGACCCAGTGAAGACCGGAGCCCTGCATCCATGCCCCCCATCGCCGCGTGGCGTCGCCTGCTGGCCGAGTTCCTCGGTACGGCGTCTCTGGTCACCGCCGTTGTCGGCTCAGGCATCATGGCCACCACGCTGTCGCCCGACGACGTGGGCCTGCAGCTGCTGGAGAACTCGGTCGCCACCGCGTTCGCTCTCGGTGCCCTGATCCTGACGTTCGGACCGATCTCCGGCGCCCATTTCAACCCGGTCGTCTCCGCCGCCGACTGGTTCCTCGGCCGGCGCACCCGCACCGGACTGACCCCCGCCGAGCTCGGCGGATACATCGCCGCTCAGACCGCCGGAGCCATCGCCGGTTCGGTGTTGGCCAATCTGATGTTCGATCTGGCCCCGGCCACCTTCTCGAGCAAGGATCGCTCCGCCGCACATTTGTGGCTGGGTGAGGTCGTCGCCACCGCCGGCCTCCTGATGCTGATCTTCGCGCTCGTCCGGTCCGGCCGGGCCGCCGTCGCCCCCGCGGCGGTCGGCGCTTACATCGGCGCCGCGTACTGGTTCACCAGCAGCACCAGCTTCGCCAATCCCGCCGTGACCATCGGCCGCGCCTTCACCGACACCTTCGCCGGCATCGCACCCGCGGCGGTGCCCGGCTTCGTGATCGCCCAGATCACCGGCCTGTTCGTGGGATGCGGCCTGCTACTCGCCCTGTATCCCAGCGCAGGGACGACCGCCGACGAAGTCGTCGTCGAGCACGACACCGCCCGCACCGCCTGACCAGACCCTCCGTCGAAGGATCAACGCCATGAGTGACAAGCCCAGTGTCCTGTTCGTCTGCGTCCACAACGCCGGCCGCTCCCAGATGGCCGCCGGCTGGCTGCACCACCTCGCCGGAGACGCCGTCGAAGTCCGCTCCGCCGGCTCCGCCCCCGCCGAAGCCGTCAACCCCTCCGCCGTCGAGGCCATGCGCGAGGTCGGCATCGACATCACCCACCAAAAGCCCAAGATCCTCGAGTACGAGGTCGCGCAGGACTCCGACGTCATCATCACCATGGGCTGCGGCGACGCCTGCCCGATCTTCCCCGGAAAGCGGTACGAGGACTGGAAACTTGACGACCCGGCCGGGCAGGGCGTCGAAGCCGTCCGTCCGATCCGCGACGAGATCGAGACCCGGGTCAAGACTTTGCTGGCCGATCTCCTCCCGGCCGGCAAGCCGTCAACCCCAAACGCGACCCTCCGTACGGCTTCCTCGGCATCCTGACCGGCGCCCCGCTCTCCGTCCCGCCGTGGACCCGATGACGCGCTCGCCGAAGCTCCCGGTCAGCGCCTCCCAGGATCGGGAGCCGGCAGACGCCGAGCAGCTCGCCGGTGCGGTACGCGAGGGGCTCGCGACACTCCTCAGCGCCGGGGTCGGTCAGCGTGCCGAAGTAGCCGAAGATCACCGCGCGCACGGCCCAGACACGGACGCGCCGGAGACCCCCGTGGTGCGAGGCCTCCGGCGAGGCGGTTCCGTGCGGTGGATCCGGATCCGCAAAGGATCAGGTTGCCGTTGTCCCGCGGCGCCGCATTCCCCGCGGCTTTATCCCGCCGGCGTCTCGTTCACACCCAGACCACGCAGGATGTTGTCGGCGTCCGGGTTCCCACGCAGCGCGGTCAACGACTTCAAACGGCCCAGCAAGGTCGTGGAAGACGCGGGGCATTTCAAGTCTTGAATCGCCGACAAGGTCTTCTCGTAACGTTGGATGCGGCTTTCCAGGTCCGTCCCACTCGGAAGGTTCGCATTCTTGAGCGCCACTTGCGCGTTCACCTGGGCCTGAGTCGGCGGGCAACGACCCGGAACGTTCACCCCGGTAGGACCCACACGGTCAGCCGTCGCGTTCGGATCCCCCGGACTGAAACCCAGCGCCGGCACCAAAGCGTTGACGTTACCGGAGCCGGCTCCGGCGTTCCCCGTGGCTCCACCCGCGGCCGGGTCACCGGATCCTGGGGCGGCGGCCCTATCCGCCGGCGTTTCGTTCACACCCAGACCACGCAGGATGTTGTCGGCGTTCGGGTTTCCACGCAGCGCGGTCAACGACTTCAAGCGGCCCAGCAAAGTCGTGGAAGACGCGGGGCATTTCAAGTCTTGAATCGCCGACAAGGTCTTCTCGTAACGTTGGATGCGGCTTTCCAAGTCCGTCCCACTCGGAAGGTTCGCATTCTTGAGCGCCACCTGCGCGTTCACCTGGGCCTGAGTCGGCGGGCAACGACCGGGAACATTCACCCCGGTCGGGCCCACACGGTCAGCCGTCGCGTTCGGATCCCCCGGGCTGAAACCCAGCGCCGGCACCAAAGCGTTGACGTTACCGGCGTTGCCCTGTTCGGCGGCCTGGCCCATCCCCGTGCCGAGCGCGAGCGCCGAGCCGAGCAGCGCTGCGGCGGCGCCTCCGATCACCAGCTTGCGCATCCGGCTGCTGACTCCGCGTCGATACATGCACGGCTCCTCTTAGTCTCAGTACTGCTTGTGCCGAGAGGTACGAGCAATGATGTGGCAGCAGTTCATGACGCTGAGCAAGCGTTCCTTAAAGTTTCTTTAACGAGACTCCCGGGGGGTGCAGCAGCCGGCCTCCCTCGGCGGCGCCTCGCACTCGCTGCACCACGGCAGACGTCTCCGCGGTGATCGACCCGCCCGCATTCGCGAAGACCTGCGTCCGCTCGTCGCGCGCGCGACCAAGCGCCATCGAAGCCCCCCCCCCCGGTCTATGTGGTGGTCTGGAAACAGAAGGTCAGCATCTGGGTGGTCGCTGTAGAGAGAAGTTCGCGCCGAACGCGAACACGGTTGCCGCCCCCTAACTGGCATGACGGTTCCATGCCTTGCCGTCCGGTGCGCGGGGCACGCTCAGACCGAGCCGATGACTTCACGCCCACCCCGACCGGAACTGATCAGACGGTGCATGTGGTCCGTCCACTGCCGAATCACGGGTACCGCCCCCGTCGACGCCACGGTCGAGGTGGCCTACCGCTTCCCTCGTCACTCCCGAAGGCGTCGACGTCGCCCAACCGAGCCTGCGAGCCGGCCACGCCATCGCCGCCGGCGCCACCGCCTCCGGCACCGCCCAAGCCACCGTGCCGCTCGCCGTACGGCACCCCTACGCAGCTGCGTTCGACCCACCGCTGGACATGCCCGGCGAAAACCGGCAGTCCGATTCTGTATCGGCGTCGTGTCCAGCTCAGACGTCTCGCCCCAGCCCGGCGGGGCATACGCCCACCTGAACTCGGCCGTCGCGAGGCAAAGGGCCATCTGTAGCGACCCGTAACCCCCAGCAGCGTCGCAAACCGGCAGGCCAGCCACCGCCGCTGAGGCAGTTGGACAGTCGCGATGACGTAGTGGCCGCACCGGCACGCTCACGCGTCAACGGATAAGGCGATGCCGCGGTATACACAGGAGTTCGTCCCCACATGCTCGCGCTGACGCCTGGCATGACCAGCTCACCATCCGCAACGCGTAAGGATGTTGTGTGAGGTTATGCATGTTTCTCGGAACTGGACAGAAAGATCAACATCCGGCAATGATGCCGCAATGATCTTTTCCAATGCCCAGCGGCGCGTGGCGGCGCTCGTGATCGGCGCCGGCATCGCCGCAGCACCCCTCACAGTGGCCTCCCCCGCGTCGGCGGCCCCCAACTGCGGCCTGCAGAAGACCGCCCGGACCAGCATTCATTACCAGGTCTGCGCCCAGAAGACCGCGGACGGCAACTACAACGCCATGTACTACTTCGGCAACAACCACGGCTCCAGGATCTCCATCACCACTCAGTGGGGCTGGGAGACCGACGGCACGCGGCAGTGGAGCAGCGGTACTCAGACGCTGACCCTGCGCGCCGAGCCGGGCCTCGTGCACCTCAAGACCAACAAGCTGTACTGCGGGTTTGCAGTTGAGAAGAACAAGGGCATTCTGCGGGTCAAGGAGAACAACGGCACCTGGGGCGTTGTCGCCTTCTCGAAGACCGTCGACTGCTGAGCCTGCCGATCTCATCGGCTGCGGCGAAGCGAGACGGAGGCGGGTGGCAGGGTCTGTGCGTGTCACGACCTCGGCCTCGACAGAAACTGGCTCCAGCCACTGCGAGGCGCCGGCCTCCGGCGACGGCAGCACCGTGCTCGTCGTCGAGGACGAGCAGGCTCTCGCCCGCGTCGTGACCCGCATACTCGCCACTGGCGGCTATCACGTGCGCGCGGCCGGCGGCGGCCCCGAAGCCCTGCGCCTGTACGCCGAGTACGGCTGCGACCTGCTGCTGACCGATGTGATCATGCCGGAGATGTCCGGCCCCCGGCTGGCCGCTCTGCTCCACGAACAGAATCCGGAGCTGCCCGTGGTGTACATGTCGGGCTACAGCAATGGCCTGCTCGACAAGACCCACGTCCTCGACGAGGGCATAACGTTCGTGGAGAAGCCTTTCACCGCGTACGAGCTGCTGCAGAAGGTCGCTGCGGCGCTCGGGGCGGACAGCGGCAGCCGTCGGTGAGCATATGTCGTTGAACTCGCGTGATCGGCATGTGCGGGTCATGGCGGGGTACGCGCCCTGGATGTCGACGAAACTCGGACGCACCACGTCGGACTCACCACGAGGCACAGGTGCCTCACCCGCAGGCAACGAAGTCGCCTTGCCGTCGTGAGGTTACGTCATCGATGGTGCCTGACGACGGCAGCCGACAGTCCCCGCCAGGTAGCCAGGCTATGCCTCTGACCTGGCACATCGACTCGGGCGGCATCGGCGTTCACATATCCCTGCAAGGACGGCCCGACGCCAGTTCGGTGGCGACGCTACGTGCTCTGCTCGGTCGCCGAAGCACCAAGCGGCGTCGCGACGTGACCGTCGATCTCACCGCTGTGCCCGAATCTGATCAGGCCTCGGTGATCCAGTCGGCGCTTGCACCACACGTCACCACGATGACGTGCGGATCGACAGCGTTGCTCCGCCATGACACAACCAGCCACACCACCGGTACGAGGGCAGCGGGCACCTTGCACGAGCGCATGAGCCGCGCAGAAGCTCGCGTCCGCTACGCCCTGCTGTCCCTTGTTCCTCCGTTCCATGATGTCTTGTTACCGCTGCCGGGCGCGGCCCGGCATGCCCGTGACATCGTGACAGGCGCCTGCGCCGTATGGGATCTGCCGCACCTGGCCGCCCCGGCCACGTTGATCGCCAGTGGCTTGGTCAATCACGTGTGCGACCACGTCGCCACGATGATGACCGTCATCGTGCTGCACCACGACAAGGTCCTGTATCTGTCGGTCCGAAGCGGCACCATGCTCGACAGCGGCTCACCGCACGCCGACACGAACCTCGATCTGACACTGATTCACGCTTCGGCCAGCAGCTGGGGTTTCCTGCTCGACGGCGGCGACCTCGTCACCTGGGCAACGCTGCCTTTTTCCTCGTCGGACCACCGCCGGCTGCCCGATTAGCTGGTGCACCACATCCGTCCCGTGGACCCATTGCTGCTCAGCGCGGCGCGGGTTCGCGAGGGCCGGACGATCGCGGTCATTCTGTCCGGCCGGCTGCGCGACGGCGCGGACGGGACTGCCGCTGTGGCCGCGAACGGCGGGACCGTCCTCGTGCAGGGCGCCGGCCTGGCTCGACTGCCCGGCCTGCAGCGACCCCGATCATCCGAAGCCGGGTCGGCGTGAACGGTGCCGGATCAACCGGCGCCCGGACGAGATCATGGGCCCGGCCGGAGTCGACCTGCCAGTCGGTCTGTTGGCGCTGCGTCACGACATAGCCACCGCCGAACACTCCATTGCCGCTAAACGGTGGCTGACCAAGCAACCCGCCGCCTCGGTCCTGGCGGACCTCGCCGCCAGGCGGATGCCGCTGACGCACGAAGCATTCGACCAGCTGCCGAAACGCCCACTCGAGCACCTGCGACTCACCTTGGTGGCCGTCGGAGCCCCGCCCGGGCGCGACGAGAAACTCGTCCGCCTCGAACAGGCGCTCACGATTTCCTCGCCCAGCAGCAGGATCTGAACCGCCGCAGAATCCTGACGCCGGCAAGGCCCGGTCAGCGCCCTTGACGGCGATCAGCGATGGACGATCGCCAGGCTCGCGAGGTCGCGCCACCCGCAAAGGCCACGCCACCATCGGCCGGCGACCGGGCCGGCTACGCCGCCGAAGTCACGATCACATCCGCAGCAAGCCGATCCAGCTGAGACGACGAACTACCTGGGGTGATGTTCCTCGGCGGGGCGACATCCGAACCTGCCGATGACACGGTCCGGGCCTATGCTGCTTGGTCGCAGACAACCGGTCGCAGTCCAGCCGTTCTTCTCTGACATTGAGGAGCTGCCGATGCCCCACGTGACGCTCTACGCGCTCGAGGAAGAGCTCACCGGACGTGAACCCGGGCTTATCAGGGAGCTGACCAGCGCCGTCGTCTCCGTATATGGCGAGTGGGCCCGAAGTTCGGTGGATGTCAGGCTCCTCGGCATCCCTGCCGGGCGATGGGCTCGCGCCGGAGCGGTGCTCACTACTGCCGCACCCTCGGTCACCTTCGGCATGCGCGAGGAAGTATTCGCACGCGAGGATGCAGCCCGAGTCGTTGCGCAACTCGTCTCTGCCTTCACTGAAGCCGTCGCTGCCGTGTTCGGCGACGATTGTCGCGACGAAATTCTCGTCGAATTGGTCGGACAACCGACCTCTCGGTCCGGACTCGGTGGGAAGGTCATCAGCGACCGCAGCACCAGCGACTAGCGTTCCCATCCGGACCCGCCGTCCGGACCTCCGTCCATCGGCCGAGGCGTCGCGGGCGGGGCGACGTCCGCCCGGGCACAGCCGGCGTGCTGATCTGCTCCGGGCACCGGCCGGCCGATCACGTCGTCCGGCGGCTCAAAGGGCTGCCGGCGCTGCGACTGCGCGCCGGCTCAGGTCGATGCAGCGGTCCACCCGAGCGGCGACGTCCGTCCGGTGACTGATCACGAGGACCGTGCGATCACCGGCCGCGGCCAGGAGGTCGTCGAGAAGTGCCCGGGCGGTGGCGTCGTCGAGGTGTTCGGTGGGCTCGTCGAGGATCAGGACGCGGAAGTCGGCCAGCAGGGCGCGGGCCAGGGCAAGGCGACGGCGCTGGCCGCCGGACAGCTCGCGGCCGTGCTCGCCGACCAGCGTCTCGAGGCCGTCGGGCAGGGTGTCGACCCAGTCCAGCAGCCGGGCCTCGGCCAGGGCGCCGCGCAGCTGGTCGTCGGTGGCATCGGGGCGGGCGATCCGCAGGTTGGCGGCGATGGTGGAGTCGAACAGATAGGCGTCCTCGGGCAGGTAGCCGACGATCTGCCGGAGACGTCCGGGGGCGATCCGGCGCACGTCGATGCCGTCGAGGGTGACCCGGCCGGCGGTGGGGTCGAGGAAGCGGACGAGCAGCGCGGCGACGGTGCTCTTGCCGCTGCCGCTCGGGCCGGTCAGCGCAACCCGGTCGCCGGGGGCGAGCTCGAGGTCGATGCCGTGCAGGACCGGACGGCCCGGGGTCCAGGCGGCCTCGACCGCTTCGAGGCGAAGAGTGTGCGGGCCGTCGGGGACGTCGACCGGTGTGGCTGAGGCGATGACCGGCGGCGCTGCGGACAGCACGTCGGCCAGCCGGCGCATCGAGGCGCGGCCGGCGGCGAAGTGCTGCGCCGCGGCGGGCAGGCCGGCGGCGGTCTCGAAGACGGCGAGCGGGGTCAGGACGACGACAGCGAGCAGTTCACCGTGGAGCGTGCCGGAGCGGACCGCGACCGCGCCGGCGGCGAGCCCGACCAGCACGCAGATGCCGGTCGCGAGGGCGGTGACAGCGGCGGCGAGGCCGGCCATGGCACTGGAGCGTTGCTCGGCCCGGCGCAGCCGCGCGTCCACGCCGGCGAGTCGCGCCAGACGGTCGCCGGTGGCGCCGTACGCGAGCAGGTCCGGCAGTCCGTGCAAGAGATCCGCCGTGCCGGTGGCGAGCTCGGCGCGCAACGGCGCCCGGCGACCGTCGGCGAGGCGGGCCGCGCGGGACTGCAGCACGGGCACGAGGACACCGACGAGCAGCAGGCCGGCCGCGAGCGCGAGTCCCGCCGCCGCGGAGTACGCGCCGACCAGCACCACCGAGCCGGCGCCGACGATGGCCGCGACCGCGTAGGGCAGCAGGACCCGGGTCAGCATGTCGAGCACGGCGTCCACGTCGGCCGACAGTCGCTGGGCCAGGTCGGCGCGGCGGTATCCGGTGAGCCCGGCCGGGGCCAGTTCGGCCAGGTGGGTGAAGACGCGGGCCCGGAGCCGGCCGAGCACGCGCAGCGCGGCGTCGTGGCCGGCCAGCCGTTCGGCGTAGCGCAGGACGCCGCGGCTCAACCCGAACGCGCGGACCGCCACGATGGCGACCATGAGATGCAGCACCGGCGGATGGAGGGCGGCGCGGGAGATCAGCCAGGCGGAGACGGCCATGAGCCCGACGGCCGCCCCGGCTGCCCCGGCGCCGGCGAGAGCGGCGAGCACCAGGCCGCCGGTAGCGGGCGCGGCGGCGGTACGCAACAGGCGCATCCAGCTCATCGGGCACCTGCCGGAAGAGCGAGACCGGCACCGGCCGGAAGGATGGGATCGGCACTGACCGGGAACGGGGTCAGATCGATGCTGCGGTCGGCCAAGGCGATCAGCTCCGGGCGGTGGGCGGCCATGACCACCGTACGGCCGTGGGCGAGCCGCCGGATCGCGTCCATGACCTCGGCGGCGGTGCCGGCGTCGAGGTTGGCGGTGGGCTCGTCGAGCAGCACGATCGGGGCGTCGCGCAGGAAGGCGCGGGCCAGCGCGATCCGCTGCCGCTGACCGGCGGACAGCCCGGCACCGTCGTCACCGAGCACAGTGTCGTAGCCGTCGGGCAGCGCGGCGACGAACTCGTCCGCCCCCGCGAGCCGGGCTGCGGCGGTCACATCGGGGCCGGGTGCCGTGGGGGCGGTTCCGGTGAAGCAGTGGGCGAAGGCGGTGGGCGGCGGGGGCATCGGGATCGGCGTGCGGCCAAGGGCGATGTTGTCGCGGATGGTGCCGGCGAAAAGATATGGCCGCTGCGGCACCCACGCGATTGTGGACCGCCAGGCGTCCACGTCGACAGTGGCGAGGTCGACGCCGCCGACGGTGATGCGGCCCTCGTCCGGGGTGACGAAGCCGAGCAGGACGTTCAGCGCGGTCGACTTCCCGCAGCCGCTCGGGCCGGTGAGCGCCACGACCTCGCCGGGTTCCACCGCGGCGGACAGGCGCAGGGCTTCACGGTCGCGGTACCGGACGACGACGTCGTCGAACACGATGCGGCCGGTCGGCGCGGGCGCCGTGCCCGGA from the Paractinoplanes abujensis genome contains:
- a CDS encoding NAD(P)-binding domain-containing protein; the protein is MGTIADRSTPLDQLPVAVIGAGPVGLAAAAHLAGRGIAFLVLEAGDNPAAAVRQWGHVRLFSPWRYTIDAAAARLLTDAGWVRPDDDKLPTGAQLAVDYLQPLADLAALKPYVRYGARVTAVTRLGLDRVRTTGRAGTPYLIRLADGEDVLARTVIDASGTWGKPNVLGASGIPAHGETAAAAYVESALPDVLGRDRDRFAGRRTLVVGAGHSAANTLLNLAQLGEQAPGTTVTWAIRAATPARTYGGETADALPARGALGTRLREHVESGAITLLTGFSVQAVTAGPHGVEVSDGTRTVTADRVVSATGFRPDHTIVSELRLDLDPILGSTRALAPLIDPNEHSCGTVPPHGADELTHPEPGYYAIGVKSYGRAPTFLLATGYEQARSVVAAIDGDWTAARDVQLDLPETGVCNSSQDLDSDTIDAGGGCCGAPAAAAVQGTAGRGLATGIPGGLRAPLTVITVPAGKQEQTGGCCS
- a CDS encoding ArsR/SmtB family transcription factor yields the protein MSKSAPAAVIDPEAAPCCPPMAQHRIPAEEAGPLAQAFKALGDPIRLQMMSMIASADGGEICVCDITPAFEISGPTISHHLKVLKESGLVTAERRASWVYYRARPGLMRRLSALLDITE
- a CDS encoding aquaporin, which codes for MPPIAAWRRLLAEFLGTASLVTAVVGSGIMATTLSPDDVGLQLLENSVATAFALGALILTFGPISGAHFNPVVSAADWFLGRRTRTGLTPAELGGYIAAQTAGAIAGSVLANLMFDLAPATFSSKDRSAAHLWLGEVVATAGLLMLIFALVRSGRAAVAPAAVGAYIGAAYWFTSSTSFANPAVTIGRAFTDTFAGIAPAAVPGFVIAQITGLFVGCGLLLALYPSAGTTADEVVVEHDTARTA
- a CDS encoding arsenate reductase ArsC, whose product is MSDKPSVLFVCVHNAGRSQMAAGWLHHLAGDAVEVRSAGSAPAEAVNPSAVEAMREVGIDITHQKPKILEYEVAQDSDVIITMGCGDACPIFPGKRYEDWKLDDPAGQGVEAVRPIRDEIETRVKTLLADLLPAGKPSTPNATLRTASSAS
- a CDS encoding response regulator, yielding MRVTTSASTETGSSHCEAPASGDGSTVLVVEDEQALARVVTRILATGGYHVRAAGGGPEALRLYAEYGCDLLLTDVIMPEMSGPRLAALLHEQNPELPVVYMSGYSNGLLDKTHVLDEGITFVEKPFTAYELLQKVAAALGADSGSRR
- a CDS encoding chemotaxis protein CheB — translated: MDPLLLSAARVREGRTIAVILSGRLRDGADGTAAVAANGGTVLVQGAGLARLPGLQRPRSSEAGSA
- the cydC gene encoding thiol reductant ABC exporter subunit CydC, with translation MSWMRLLRTAAAPATGGLVLAALAGAGAAGAAVGLMAVSAWLISRAALHPPVLHLMVAIVAVRAFGLSRGVLRYAERLAGHDAALRVLGRLRARVFTHLAELAPAGLTGYRRADLAQRLSADVDAVLDMLTRVLLPYAVAAIVGAGSVVLVGAYSAAAGLALAAGLLLVGVLVPVLQSRAARLADGRRAPLRAELATGTADLLHGLPDLLAYGATGDRLARLAGVDARLRRAEQRSSAMAGLAAAVTALATGICVLVGLAAGAVAVRSGTLHGELLAVVVLTPLAVFETAAGLPAAAQHFAAGRASMRRLADVLSAAPPVIASATPVDVPDGPHTLRLEAVEAAWTPGRPVLHGIDLELAPGDRVALTGPSGSGKSTVAALLVRFLDPTAGRVTLDGIDVRRIAPGRLRQIVGYLPEDAYLFDSTIAANLRIARPDATDDQLRGALAEARLLDWVDTLPDGLETLVGEHGRELSGGQRRRLALARALLADFRVLILDEPTEHLDDATARALLDDLLAAAGDRTVLVISHRTDVAARVDRCIDLSRRAVAAPAAL